A window from Oreochromis aureus strain Israel breed Guangdong linkage group 16, ZZ_aureus, whole genome shotgun sequence encodes these proteins:
- the fbxl3a gene encoding F-box/LRR-repeat protein 3 — MKRMKGGEEGSDDSSCESPAEVCKKVRKQLSDDSEPEVAESLDCNWARLPQELLLHIFQYLPLLDRAYASQVCRGWNQAFHMPELWRCFEFELNQPASSYLKATHPDLIKQIIKRHSNHLQYVSFKVDSSTESAEAACDILSQLVNCSLKTLGLISTARPSFMEVPKSHFISALTVVFVNSKSLSSLKIDDTPVDDPSLKVLVANNSDTLKLLKMSSCPHVSPAGILCVADQCHGLRELALNYHLLSDELLLALSSEKHVHLEHLRIDVVSENPGQHFHTIKKSSWDAMMRHSPKFNLVMYFFLYEDEFGPFFNEEIPVTHLYFGRSVSKEVLGRVGLHCPRLVELVVCANGLRPLDEELIRIAKHCTQLSAIGLGECEVSCSAFVEFVKMCGRRLSQLSIMEEVLIPDHKYSLDEIHWEVSKHLGRVWFPDMMPTW, encoded by the exons ATGAAACGGatgaaaggaggagaggagggaagCGATGACTCCTCCTGTGAGAGTCCAGCAGAGGTTTGCAAGAAGGTGCGAAAGCAGTTGAGCGATGATTCGGAGCCAGAGGTGGCTGAGTCGCTGGACTGTAACTGGGCACGGCTGCCTCAGGAGCTCCTGCTGCATATCTTCCAGTACCTGCCGCTGCTGGACCGGGCTTATGCCTCCCAGGTGTGCCGTGGGTGGAACCAAGCCTTCCACATGCCTGAGCTGTGGAGATGCTTTGAGTTTGAGCTCAACCAGCCAGCCAGCTCTTACCTAAAAGCCACACATCCAGACCTTATTAAGCAGATCATAAAGAGGCACTCCAATCACCTGCAGTATGTCAGCTTCAAG GTTGACAGTAGTACAGAGTCTGCAGAGGCGGCTTGTGACATTCTTTCACAGTTGGTGAACTGCTCACTGAAGACCTTGGGCCTCATCTCTACAGCCAGGCCCAGTTTCATGGAGGTTCCAAAG TCTCACTTCATCTCCGCCCTGACCGTGGTGTTCGTCAACTCCAAATCGTTGTCTTCGCTGAAGATTGACGACACGCCAGTTGATGATCCATCTCTGAAGGTGCTGGTGGCCAACAATAGCGACACCCTGAAACTGCTGAAGATGAGCAGCTGCCCTCACGTCTCTCCTGCAG GAATCCTGTGTGTGGCAGACCAGTGTCACGGGCTCCGAGAGCTAGCGCTAAACTACCACCTCCTGAGTGATGAACTCCTGCTGGCGCTTTCCTCTGAAAAGCACGTCCACCTGGAACACTTGCGAATTGATGTGGTGAGCGAAAACCCCGGGCAGCACTTCCACACTATCAAGAAGAGCAGCTGGGACGCTATGATGCGGCACTCGCCCAAATTCAACCTGGTCATGTACTTCTTCCTCTATGAGGACGAGTTCGGCCCCTTCTTTAATGAGGAAATCCCGGTCACACACCTTTACTTTGGGCGCTCAGTGAGCAAAGAGGTCCTGGGCCGAGTGGGCCTCCACTGCCCTCGTTTGGTGGAGCTGGTCGTGTGCGCCAACGGCCTGCGTCCTCTGGATGAGGAGCTGATCCGTATCGCCAAACACTGCACCCAGCTGTCAGCCATCGGCCTGGGTGAGTGCGAAGTGTCCTGCAGCGCGTTTGTGGAGTTCGTCAAAATGTGCGGCCGCCGGCTGTCCCAGCTGTCCATCATGGAGGAGGTACTGATTCCAGATCATAAATACTCCCTGGATGAGATTCACTGGGAGGTGTCGAAGCACCTGGGCCGGGTCTGGTTCCCAGACATGATGCCGACCTGGTAG
- the cln5 gene encoding ceroid-lipofuscinosis neuronal protein 5 homolog, whose protein sequence is MMEFLRLQQENQIPAHIPAEDMRDLLVDNSKKILREQLWEFELEDFKEKEAKPLLKLGFDMFHTEVVLGLNLLLFLHVGAQFRINGQQKWPVPYRRFDRRPDVDSYCQALYPFCPTGDPDGRIPYMRDSDTISVYRLQTPVWEFKYGSLLGKFHIMHDAVGFSSAETGANYTMEWYELFQLGNCTFPHLRQEVYAPFWCNQGAACFFEGIDDLHWSQNGTLEKIGVLTGQQFNDMARWVQEDNETGIYYETWTVRSDPSPNATVWFESYDCSQFVHRTYRKLTELGAKLSSRSQTNYTKIYLYSGEPTYLGNDSAIFGQPALKNLALDIRKFYHTFRPHQTFADAMISLLEAFETVMLERSFYLYYNFEYWHLPMKPPYVRITYEEVPLP, encoded by the exons ATGATGGAGTTCCTTAGACTTCAGCAGGAAAATCAAATCCCAGCACACATCCCTGCTGAAGATATGAGAGATCTTTTGGTAGACAACAGCAAAAAGATACTCAGAGAGCA gCTTTGGGAATTTGAATTGGAGgatttcaaagaaaaagaagccaAACCTCTTCTGAAACTG GGCTTCGACATGTTTCACACGGAGGTCGTTCTGGGTTTGAACCTGCTGCTCTTTCTGCACGTCGGCGCTCAGTTCAGGATTAATGGACAGCAGAAGTGGCCCGTACCCTACAG GCGTTTCGATCGTCGGCCTGATGTGGACTCTTACTGTCAAGCTCTCTATCCGTTCTGCCCCACCGGAGACCCAGATGGACGGATTCCCTACATGAGAGACAGCGACACCATCTCGGTGTATCGGCTGCAGACTCCAGTGTGGGAATTCAAGTATGGAAGTTTGCTGGGGAAATTT CACATCATGCATGATGCTGTTGGGTTCAGCAGTGCAGAGACAGGAGCCAACTACACCATGGAGTGGTACGAGCTGTTTCAGCTGGGCAACTGCACTTTTCCTCACCTCAGACAAGAAGTGTACGCACCTTTCTGGTGCAACCAGGGAGCTGCCTGCTTCTTTGAAGGCATCGATGATTTACACTGGTCACAGAATGGCACCTTAGAAAAAATTGGCGTACTCACAG GGCAGCAGTTCAATGATATGGCCCGCTGGGTGCAGGAGGACAACGAGACTGGCATCTACTACGAGACGTGGACAGTTCGGTCTGACCCCAGCCCCAACGCCACGGTGTGGTTCGAATCCTACGACTGTTCCCAGTTTGTCCACCGCACATACAGGAAGCTTACAGAGCTGGGAGCCAAACTATCCAGCCGATCGCAGACCAACTACACCAAGATCTACCTGTACAGCGGAGAGCCCACGTACCTCGGCAATGACAGCGCCATTTTCGGACAGCCTGCTCTGAAAAATCTGGCATTGGACATCCGTAAATTTTACCACACATTTAGGCCACACCAGACATTTGCAGATGCCATGATCAGTCTGCTGGAGGCTTTTGAGACGGTCATGTTGGAAAGGAGCTTCTACCTCTACTACAACTTTGAGTACTGGCATCTGCCAATGAAACCTCCATATGTGCGGATTACCTATGAAGAAGTGCCTTTGCCTTAA